One part of the bacterium genome encodes these proteins:
- a CDS encoding sigma-70 family RNA polymerase sigma factor: MLNEYLRELHRVALLRPAEERRLWQAYRRRGSRQSRARLIEAYQPLVFKVAMALRLRETVVMDMIQEGTVGLIQAVERFDPDRGVRFSTFATYRIRGRILNALRRERGRGPDVEDAAESLARVPDVAAADALASVEDAVLVRQIVSAIDGLPARERRILVGAFLSAEEPGRIADELRISLSHFYRLQQQALRRIREMLAPPLRPRPAEE, translated from the coding sequence GTGCTGAACGAGTACCTCCGTGAACTGCACCGGGTGGCGCTGCTGCGGCCGGCCGAGGAGCGGCGTCTCTGGCAGGCCTACAGGCGGCGGGGAAGCCGGCAGAGCCGCGCGCGCCTGATCGAGGCGTATCAGCCGCTCGTTTTCAAGGTGGCGATGGCGCTGCGGCTCCGCGAGACCGTGGTGATGGACATGATCCAGGAAGGCACCGTCGGTCTGATCCAGGCCGTCGAGCGATTCGACCCGGACCGGGGCGTGCGGTTCAGCACGTTCGCCACCTACCGGATTCGGGGACGCATCCTCAACGCGCTGCGGCGGGAGCGCGGCCGAGGGCCCGACGTCGAGGATGCCGCGGAGTCGCTCGCGCGCGTGCCGGACGTGGCGGCCGCGGACGCGCTCGCGTCGGTCGAGGACGCCGTGCTGGTGCGGCAGATCGTGTCCGCGATCGACGGGCTGCCCGCCCGGGAACGCCGCATCCTCGTCGGCGCATTTCTCTCGGCGGAGGAGCCGGGGCGCATCGCCGACGAACTGAGAATCAGCTTGTCGCACTTCTACCGCCTCCAACAGCAGGCGCTGCGGAGGATCCGCGAGATGCTCGCGCCGCCGCTCCGGCCCCGGCCGGCAGAGGAGTAG
- a CDS encoding POTRA domain-containing protein yields MTAPKDERKQGRVRVLVTVLCLALLPGAAFTLAPALAGRPVVLPPVLRAQTPATAPVTPTAPVTPTVPVTPTAPVTPTAPLTPTAPVSPTGPIVPPPGPAVPSPFVPQPGVPPQVVPPQRVVDVVVQGNVHVPTAQVLAVVSTKPNDPLNEEKVRNDVQSILGTGLFADAVVRLEPAPEGVKIVFVVVENPVVTSVVIKGNTVEPTDAIVKAIGVQTGQVLNTVSVRDGARAVEKLYQDAGYILARVSDVAISDQGVLTITLAEGRIEAVKIEGLHKTKDYVVRRELSFKPGDVFNANSVNASLKRLFQLQYFSDVKAQPGPGTTPDTVDVTIIVTEQKTASVGFGVGYQTVFGLQGIVSYRDSDFGGNGQGVNAQYNSSALNGGGYTLTFHEPYFEGTRTALDLQMFNLVSIPTDYSFGLNNTFNYNMYQTGGSVAFTQPLSPERPPVYSLNYGLKYQSTTFGQPSVGTSPPANFVFTPGTVTALILGAIKDTRDDPLDPTAGEHITLSVEAAFNALGGDFNFQKYELDYARFFPVAPGTVIVGHAHFGTASGPLPIQEQYYLGGQNTLRGYAAGRFRGDQMALLTGEYHFPLSNLPLLHNFTGLTGIVFADAGDTEPFGSGLSFNPKYDYGAGIAIKTGFGPFRLDYGFSQEGNQLWISTGVLF; encoded by the coding sequence TTGACCGCACCCAAGGACGAACGCAAACAGGGACGCGTGCGCGTGCTCGTGACCGTACTCTGCCTGGCGCTCCTGCCGGGCGCCGCATTCACGCTGGCCCCGGCGCTGGCAGGGCGGCCGGTGGTGCTGCCACCCGTGCTGCGGGCACAGACGCCGGCGACGGCACCGGTGACGCCGACGGCGCCGGTGACGCCGACGGTGCCGGTGACGCCGACGGCGCCGGTGACGCCGACCGCCCCGCTCACGCCCACGGCGCCCGTTTCGCCGACCGGGCCGATCGTGCCGCCGCCCGGCCCGGCCGTTCCGTCACCATTCGTGCCGCAGCCGGGCGTGCCGCCCCAGGTCGTACCGCCCCAGCGCGTCGTCGACGTCGTGGTGCAGGGCAATGTACACGTGCCCACCGCTCAGGTGCTGGCCGTGGTCTCGACGAAGCCCAACGACCCGCTGAACGAGGAGAAGGTCCGAAACGACGTGCAGTCGATCCTCGGCACCGGGCTGTTCGCAGACGCGGTCGTGCGGCTTGAGCCCGCGCCGGAGGGCGTGAAGATTGTCTTCGTCGTCGTCGAGAACCCCGTCGTCACCTCGGTTGTCATCAAGGGAAACACGGTCGAGCCGACAGACGCCATCGTGAAGGCGATCGGCGTGCAGACCGGGCAGGTGCTGAATACGGTGTCGGTCCGCGACGGCGCGCGCGCCGTCGAGAAGCTCTATCAGGACGCCGGCTACATCCTGGCACGCGTTTCCGATGTGGCGATCAGCGATCAGGGTGTACTGACCATCACCCTGGCGGAAGGCCGCATCGAGGCCGTCAAGATCGAGGGCCTGCACAAGACCAAGGACTACGTGGTGCGGCGGGAACTGTCGTTCAAGCCCGGCGACGTGTTCAACGCCAACAGCGTGAACGCGAGCCTCAAGCGGTTGTTCCAGCTGCAGTATTTCTCCGACGTGAAGGCGCAGCCGGGGCCGGGGACGACCCCCGACACGGTCGACGTGACGATCATTGTGACCGAACAGAAGACCGCGTCCGTCGGCTTCGGCGTCGGCTACCAGACCGTGTTCGGTCTCCAGGGCATCGTGTCGTACCGCGACAGCGACTTCGGCGGGAACGGGCAGGGGGTGAACGCGCAGTACAACAGCAGCGCCTTGAACGGGGGCGGCTACACGCTGACGTTCCACGAGCCGTACTTCGAGGGCACGCGCACGGCGCTGGACCTGCAGATGTTCAACCTGGTCTCGATTCCGACCGACTATTCGTTCGGGCTCAACAACACCTTTAACTACAACATGTATCAGACCGGCGGCAGCGTGGCGTTCACGCAGCCGCTGTCCCCGGAGCGGCCTCCGGTGTACTCGCTCAACTACGGTCTGAAATACCAGAGCACAACGTTCGGCCAGCCGTCCGTCGGAACGAGCCCGCCGGCGAACTTCGTCTTTACGCCGGGCACGGTGACCGCGCTCATCCTGGGCGCCATCAAGGACACCCGGGACGACCCGCTCGACCCTACCGCCGGAGAGCACATCACGCTCTCCGTCGAGGCCGCGTTCAACGCGCTCGGAGGCGACTTCAACTTCCAGAAGTACGAGCTGGACTACGCGCGCTTCTTTCCGGTGGCGCCCGGCACGGTCATCGTCGGGCACGCTCACTTCGGGACGGCAAGCGGGCCTCTGCCGATTCAGGAGCAGTACTACCTCGGCGGGCAGAACACGCTGCGCGGTTACGCCGCGGGACGGTTCCGCGGCGATCAGATGGCGCTCCTCACAGGCGAATACCACTTCCCGCTCAGTAATCTCCCGCTGCTGCACAACTTCACCGGGCTGACCGGCATCGTGTTCGCCGACGCCGGGGATACCGAGCCGTTCGGCAGCGGTCTGAGCTTCAACCCGAAGTACGACTACGGCGCCGGGATCGCGATCAAGACGGGGTTCGGGCCGTTCCGGCTCGACTACGGATTCAGCCAGGAAGGCAACCAGTTGTGGATCTCCACGGGCGTGCTATTCTGA
- a CDS encoding OmpH family outer membrane protein, with translation MMRWDVKTLGIAIAVIVVLAAAGLFVARSGTPAFGQSMTIGYVDMARALDAHPGRASAESALRDYARAQVADAQQKMKTMSATQKQDLQRQVDQAIFKKRSELLGGLDKDIRAAVDKVAKQQGVNVVLTRDVVLYGGVDLTDQVIKVVSGK, from the coding sequence ATGATGCGGTGGGACGTGAAGACGCTCGGAATCGCGATCGCCGTGATCGTGGTGCTCGCCGCGGCGGGCCTGTTCGTGGCGCGGTCCGGCACCCCGGCGTTCGGACAGTCGATGACGATCGGCTATGTGGACATGGCGCGCGCGCTCGACGCCCATCCGGGACGCGCCAGCGCCGAGTCGGCGCTTCGGGACTACGCGCGGGCCCAGGTCGCGGACGCCCAACAGAAGATGAAGACCATGTCCGCCACCCAAAAGCAAGATTTGCAGCGCCAGGTCGACCAGGCGATCTTCAAGAAGCGTTCGGAGCTGCTCGGCGGCCTCGACAAGGACATCCGCGCCGCGGTGGACAAGGTCGCGAAACAGCAGGGTGTAAACGTCGTGCTCACGCGCGACGTGGTGCTGTACGGCGGCGTCGATCTCACCGATCAGGTGATCAAGGTCGTCAGTGGCAAATAG
- the lpxD gene encoding UDP-3-O-(3-hydroxymyristoyl)glucosamine N-acyltransferase: MRLADLAERVGGAVSGDPDVEVVRVAAPAEVTADAVVVVADPGLLPGIDGRAGAVIIREDAPATRGPAIRVRDTRLALALALRALAPASRPAPGIHPTCVLGERVRLGDGVFLGPYVVVGADVVLGDRVQIHAHGIVEDGVEVGADSVLHAHATVRRACTLGARVVIQSGAVIGSDGFGYAQDAARRHVPIPQIGTVVLGDDVEIGANSTVDRATLGATRIGRGTKLDNYVHVGHNVEIGEDVAMAAGCLIAGSVRIGSRVLMGGMSGVADHLTIGDDAIVLGDTGVTRDVPPRAVVAGRPARPRMEYHRAAAAVLRLPEALRELADLRRRLDRLERRTVDPTRPAP; the protein is encoded by the coding sequence ATGCGGTTGGCGGATCTGGCCGAACGTGTCGGGGGCGCCGTGAGCGGCGACCCGGACGTGGAGGTTGTCCGGGTGGCCGCCCCGGCGGAGGTGACCGCGGACGCGGTGGTGGTGGTCGCCGACCCGGGCCTCCTGCCTGGGATCGACGGCCGCGCCGGCGCCGTCATCATCCGCGAGGACGCACCGGCCACGCGCGGGCCGGCGATCCGCGTGCGTGACACCCGGCTCGCGCTCGCGCTCGCGCTGCGCGCACTCGCGCCGGCGTCCCGCCCCGCGCCCGGGATTCATCCGACCTGCGTGCTCGGGGAGCGCGTCCGGCTCGGCGACGGCGTTTTCCTCGGACCCTACGTCGTCGTCGGCGCGGACGTGGTCCTCGGCGACCGCGTCCAGATCCACGCGCACGGCATCGTCGAGGACGGCGTCGAGGTCGGCGCCGACTCGGTGCTCCACGCGCACGCGACCGTCCGACGCGCGTGTACGCTCGGCGCCCGGGTCGTCATTCAGTCGGGCGCGGTGATCGGCAGCGACGGCTTCGGATACGCGCAGGACGCCGCGCGCCGGCACGTTCCGATTCCACAGATCGGGACCGTGGTGCTCGGCGACGACGTCGAGATCGGCGCGAACTCCACCGTCGACCGGGCGACGCTCGGGGCGACCCGGATCGGCCGGGGGACCAAGCTGGACAACTACGTGCACGTCGGCCACAATGTCGAGATCGGCGAGGACGTAGCGATGGCCGCCGGCTGCCTCATCGCCGGCAGCGTGCGGATCGGTAGCCGCGTGCTGATGGGCGGGATGAGCGGGGTCGCCGACCACCTGACGATCGGCGACGACGCGATCGTGCTCGGGGACACCGGCGTCACCCGCGACGTGCCACCGCGCGCGGTGGTCGCCGGCCGGCCGGCGCGGCCCCGGATGGAGTACCATCGCGCCGCCGCCGCGGTGCTGCGGTTGCCCGAAGCGCTGCGCGAGCTCGCCGACCTGCGGCGGCGGCTCGACCGGCTCGAGCGCCGCACGGTCGACCCTACCCGTCCCGCACCCTAG
- the lpxC gene encoding UDP-3-O-acyl-N-acetylglucosamine deacetylase produces MASQQTIASARTLRGTGLHTGRDVAMVLRAAEPGTGIVFRRTDRPGAEIPARLDRVTGTASCVALGGDGGVRTVEHLLSAARALGVDNLLVDVDGPEVPGMDGSALPFVLALREAGLRAQDTPRRVVRVGVPAWAGDGEGGWAVALPAERLSITCVVALREPAAQEQAATFDAAADGYEETIAPARTWGYERDAAALRARGLALGASLENTLAIGGRGFLNAPRFPNEPARHKVLDVLGDLALLGAELRAAVIAVRAGHTLHVALARALAAQTQSASS; encoded by the coding sequence GTGGCCTCCCAGCAGACGATCGCCTCCGCGCGCACCCTACGCGGCACCGGCCTGCACACCGGGCGGGACGTCGCGATGGTGCTGCGCGCCGCGGAGCCGGGAACAGGCATCGTTTTCCGCCGCACGGACCGTCCAGGGGCGGAGATTCCCGCACGGCTCGACCGGGTTACCGGGACGGCGTCGTGCGTCGCGCTCGGCGGCGACGGCGGGGTGCGGACCGTTGAGCATCTGCTGTCGGCCGCCCGGGCGCTCGGCGTCGACAACCTGCTCGTCGACGTCGACGGCCCCGAGGTCCCCGGCATGGACGGAAGCGCGCTGCCGTTCGTCCTCGCGCTGCGGGAGGCCGGCCTGCGCGCCCAGGACACGCCACGCCGCGTGGTTCGGGTCGGCGTGCCGGCGTGGGCGGGAGACGGCGAGGGCGGGTGGGCGGTCGCGCTTCCGGCGGAGCGCCTCTCGATCACCTGCGTCGTCGCCCTCCGCGAGCCGGCCGCGCAGGAGCAGGCCGCCACGTTCGACGCCGCGGCGGACGGCTACGAGGAGACGATTGCACCGGCGCGAACGTGGGGATACGAACGCGACGCCGCCGCGCTGCGCGCGCGGGGGCTGGCGCTGGGCGCCTCGCTCGAGAACACGCTCGCGATCGGCGGGCGGGGATTCCTCAACGCGCCGCGATTTCCAAACGAGCCGGCGCGCCACAAGGTACTGGACGTCCTGGGCGACCTCGCGCTGCTCGGCGCGGAGCTAAGGGCCGCCGTGATCGCGGTGCGCGCCGGCCACACACTGCACGTGGCGCTCGCGCGCGCGCTCGCCGCGCAGACGCAATCGGCGAGTTCGTAG
- the fabZ gene encoding 3-hydroxyacyl-ACP dehydratase FabZ has translation MTVSGDRPGPGTMDVEAIMARIPHRYPLLLVDRILEIEPGRRIVGLKNVSANEPYFQGHFPGHPIMPGVLVVEAMAQVGGVLAALMPGAEGQIAYFAAIDRCRFRRPVRPGDQLITEVVVLRTRSRIGQMQATGRVDGAVVAEGMFTYSMAPLDRGTGAAGPATLRESVPRA, from the coding sequence ATGACGGTGAGCGGCGACAGACCCGGCCCGGGGACGATGGACGTCGAGGCGATCATGGCGCGCATCCCGCACCGGTACCCGCTGCTGCTCGTCGACCGGATCCTCGAAATCGAGCCGGGGCGGCGGATCGTCGGCCTCAAGAACGTCTCGGCGAACGAACCGTACTTCCAAGGGCATTTCCCCGGCCACCCCATCATGCCGGGCGTGCTCGTCGTAGAAGCGATGGCGCAGGTCGGCGGTGTGCTGGCCGCGTTGATGCCGGGCGCGGAGGGGCAGATCGCCTATTTCGCCGCGATCGACCGGTGCCGGTTCCGCCGGCCGGTCCGGCCCGGCGATCAGCTCATCACGGAGGTCGTGGTGCTCCGGACGCGGTCGCGCATCGGCCAGATGCAGGCGACGGGCCGTGTCGACGGCGCCGTCGTCGCGGAAGGCATGTTCACGTATTCGATGGCGCCGCTCGACCGCGGGACGGGCGCGGCCGGTCCCGCAACACTCCGCGAGAGCGTGCCGCGTGCCTGA
- the lpxA gene encoding acyl-ACP--UDP-N-acetylglucosamine O-acyltransferase, whose protein sequence is MPDPHSASRSVRPASPEPAAEGPPAVHPTAIVSPGATLGPGVRIGAYTVIADHVTIGPGTWIGPHVVVEEWTSLGRDCRVAAGAILGGTPQDRHFNGERSYLRIGDRVVLREYVSISRATGEDEASTIGDDAQILAYSHAGHNCRIGRGVIITNGCQLAGHVVVEDLANIGGMAGIIQFAHVGTLAMVGGFTRVDKDVPPYMLINGTPYRTVAINRIGLERAGVPDDVQAQLRRAHRLLVRSGLDLSHAIERIAAECGGGAEVRHLVEFLRASQERGTGIRR, encoded by the coding sequence GTGCCTGACCCGCACTCGGCATCCCGGTCGGTCCGTCCGGCCTCGCCGGAGCCGGCGGCGGAAGGTCCGCCCGCCGTCCATCCGACGGCAATCGTTTCGCCGGGGGCGACGCTGGGTCCCGGCGTGCGAATCGGCGCGTACACGGTGATCGCCGATCATGTGACGATCGGGCCGGGGACGTGGATCGGTCCGCACGTGGTCGTCGAGGAGTGGACGAGCCTCGGCCGCGACTGCCGGGTCGCCGCCGGGGCCATCCTGGGCGGCACCCCGCAGGACCGGCACTTCAACGGCGAGCGGAGCTATCTGCGGATCGGCGACCGGGTCGTGTTGCGGGAGTACGTTTCGATCAGCCGCGCCACGGGCGAGGACGAGGCCAGCACGATCGGTGACGACGCGCAGATCCTCGCCTACAGCCACGCCGGCCACAACTGCCGCATCGGCCGGGGCGTGATCATCACCAATGGGTGCCAGCTCGCCGGGCACGTCGTGGTTGAAGATCTGGCCAACATCGGCGGGATGGCCGGCATAATCCAGTTCGCGCACGTCGGTACGCTCGCGATGGTCGGCGGCTTTACGCGCGTGGACAAGGATGTGCCGCCGTACATGCTGATCAACGGCACCCCGTACCGGACGGTGGCGATCAACCGGATCGGACTCGAGCGGGCCGGCGTGCCCGACGACGTGCAGGCACAACTGCGGCGGGCGCACCGGCTGCTGGTCCGCTCCGGATTGGACCTCTCGCACGCGATCGAGCGGATCGCCGCGGAGTGCGGCGGCGGGGCGGAGGTGCGCCACCTGGTGGAGTTTCTCCGGGCCAGCCAGGAACGCGGCACGGGCATCCGGCGGTGA